Genomic DNA from Schistocerca americana isolate TAMUIC-IGC-003095 chromosome 6, iqSchAmer2.1, whole genome shotgun sequence:
AAAACTTTGGTTAATTAAAGCAATACTTAAGTAGTCTACTGGGTGCAGAATATCATGCGAAGAACGGGTTAGTAATTAAAATCTTTAGGGTGTTCCAAAAGCAGTGGACTCTAGAGTTCTGCTTTCAGTGAGAGATGATCTTGCCAACTAACTTACCCAGGCACTTTTCAGGAGGTGTTCTCACTTCTGTCAGTAGACAAGTCTATCCTTCGCACATCAAACGCAAAGTTAGAAAGTAGTGCGCACTCTTGTACGAAGTAAAAGATaccatattttgggataactcttcccattctaaaaggatatttttggctccgaaacgggcggttcgggtgataagtggtgtaagttcgaaaacctcttgtcgacccctcttccctactctgggtattttgacatcgtcctctcaatgtatatattctttattatagtttcttgttaacaatattaggttattaccaagaataagcaactttcagttaatactcggcagaaattaaacctgcatttggatcggacttccttaactgttgtgcagaaaggtgtgcagtatactgctgtatccattttcaatgatCTACCACAAGCAttcaaaaaatcttagcagtaatccacgcgttttcaaatcgaaactgaagttttATCGTGGGTCATTCCTGTTCTGTTGaggggttccttgaaaaattaagctgattcttatgttatattgtaaactgcgtttactgaaacttatggcttgacttttttttttggtttcataaacatttcatttttatctgttagtTTTATGCTGTAATGTCATGTACTGAAacgttccataaccttggagatttgttcctgaATTTGGTACTACGGAACTTTCCGAATAAAAGTAAATGAATAGAAACTGACATAAACTGTGACTAAGCCATTACTCACAACGTAGTTGTCAGGTGCTAATTCCGTTGATTCTTTACTGCTGGAAATTTGAACATAAGCAATTATGCCTCGCCctgggctatttggaaagtaatgtCAGATTGGTCACGAAACTGAAACCTCAGTGAAAATCGAaactttatttgcagcagttagatgcaacttccagctacttcactacatagtcaccgctccgacttgaCATTCATCATAGCGttctaccaactttccaatatcctcatcatagaagtaagccgcctgtgctttccgccgttTGGTCACTCTAGTCTGCAGTTAGTTTTTTGTGCTAAAATGTTCATGCAGTTCATGTGAGCAGCATCTCAAGGAACCAAGTCTGCGCTGGTCGGTGATTTATTACACTTcaaatcgagaacgctaccgctgtagtgtgcggccgagaactgtaaCGAACAAATGTACAATAAGTGCGTTACAGGTGAAACCTCAAAGTGGACACCCACACTTAGTGGGAGACACTTGTTACAGGCATCTTTGTGCTCACTGAGTGCTCAGAATGCGAAGAGCGATGTGACGGTATACTAGACACTGCCTGACACATAGATACAAAGTTTGATCATATTTTCACGGGCATTTAGATTTCGAGACCTATCAGATCTTATTTTCTGAATAACCCTCATGTGTTTGCTAGTAACACGAGGTATGCGGAAACTTGAGTGAAGAAACTGGGGTAGTGGCACTCCACAATAAAAGTTGTGGTGAAATGTCGTGAGtagggggacagatgacctcagaagtcccatagtgctcagagccattttgtcctaATGACTGGATACCTAATTTGCAAGAGCATTACTGGCTAGTCCGTAAGGAAGTTCAAAAACGGTACACACCTTCAGACTGGAAGTCCCTATggcttaatacttaaatttacaagCGACTAGGAAATTTAGTACACTAATGACAGTTAAAAGGGAATTTATAACCGATTTGCTTCTAAATAAACTGCTTATTTCCACAGCTCACCTGATTTCGCTGAATTGTGGATACGCAGTTGGCTGGGCAGCTGTGGCCATCCCAGTGCTGAAGTCCAACGGCACAGAGTATAGCCCACCAGCCTTGGACAGGCCACTGACCACGCAAGAGTGCTCGTGGGTGGTGAGTGCGTCGCTCATTTCTTCGGCGGTGGGTCCCATGCTGAGCAGCCAGGTGAGCCGTTGCTGGGGCTTCAAGCCGGCTGGCTACCTGGTGGGCGTCACTGCGACCCTGGGAGGTGTGGCCATCCTGCTGGCACGAGGGTTGACAGCCCTGCTGGCTGGTCGTGTGGTGGTCGGCATGGCGATGGGGGCTGTCCCAGTGGTGGCAAACGCCTACATGGCCGACGCAGCCCAGCAGCACGTGCGCGGAGCTCTAGGCACCTTCTTCGCACTCCTCTTCAACGCTGGCATCCTGCTCGCCTACATCGTGGGCGCCGTAGCCACGTACCTGGAAGTGTGTGCAGTTGCTGTCGGCTTGCCAGTCCTCTACACAGTCTGCTTCTTCTTCCTGCCAGAGTCGCCACGGTATCTCCTGTCGAGCGGTAAAGTTGAGGAGGCGGAGAAGTCGCTGCGCTGGTTCCGCCCTGTCGGCCACGACGTCGCGGGCGAACTAAAACTGATGAGATACGAGGTCGAGTCGAAGTCGACTGAGGGAGGCATGTCTGTGGCCGAATTCTTCAGGGACCGTGCGTCTCGCCTCGGGTTTATTGCGTTCCTTGTCCTCATCCTGAACCAGAATCTAGATGGCACTGGGGTGATACTGAACTACGTGGTGGAGATGTTCTCTGCAGCAGACGCCACTGTGTCTGCCCAGTGggcggcagtggtggtggctgcAGTACAGCTCCTGGCGACCTTCCTGTCTTCAGTGCTTGTGGATCGCGTCGGACGGCGACCACTGCTCATGGCTTCTAATGCGGGCATGGCCACATGCCTGACGGCCGTTGGTCTGTACTTCTTCGCCTTGGGCAGCGGTTACGACGTCTCCTCGCTGTGGTGGATCCCTATCACCTCATTATCCTTATCCTTGGTCCTGAACGCCTGTGGTATAGGATCGTTGCTCTTCGTCATCGCCACTGAACTGTTCTCCTCGGATGCTCAGGCTGTAGCTTTCTCCATAGGTTTCACTGCTGCTGTAGTGGTCAATGCAACAGTTTTGAAATTCTACGTCGTGCTCCTCGATTGGATAGACATATATGGCTGCTATTGGCTGTTCGCCGTTACCTGCCTTGTCAGCAATGTTTACATATTCTTCTTCTTGCCGGAGACAAAGAACCGTCCAATAACGGATATTGTTGCTGAGCTAAATGGAGAGAAAAAGGAAAAGTTGCCGTACTCTAGCCTTTCCGATTCCGAGGATGGCAGAACTGAGTCTGTCAATACTCCGAAAGGTGGACATTGTGCAGCATAGACGTAAAATGAGTCCTTGTCTATTCTTCTTCAGCATAAAGTATGTGTAACAATTTTAAGTTGGAAAAGGTTTTTAGTATCAC
This window encodes:
- the LOC124620220 gene encoding facilitated trehalose transporter Tret1-like yields the protein MPEGHEEETPTGAPTDSITFFGELEELSQERSGQEAEAGTTTPDKNATSVATQLLAAFVAHLISLNCGYAVGWAAVAIPVLKSNGTEYSPPALDRPLTTQECSWVVSASLISSAVGPMLSSQVSRCWGFKPAGYLVGVTATLGGVAILLARGLTALLAGRVVVGMAMGAVPVVANAYMADAAQQHVRGALGTFFALLFNAGILLAYIVGAVATYLEVCAVAVGLPVLYTVCFFFLPESPRYLLSSGKVEEAEKSLRWFRPVGHDVAGELKLMRYEVESKSTEGGMSVAEFFRDRASRLGFIAFLVLILNQNLDGTGVILNYVVEMFSAADATVSAQWAAVVVAAVQLLATFLSSVLVDRVGRRPLLMASNAGMATCLTAVGLYFFALGSGYDVSSLWWIPITSLSLSLVLNACGIGSLLFVIATELFSSDAQAVAFSIGFTAAVVVNATVLKFYVVLLDWIDIYGCYWLFAVTCLVSNVYIFFFLPETKNRPITDIVAELNGEKKEKLPYSSLSDSEDGRTESVNTPKGGHCAA